One Roseburia rectibacter DNA window includes the following coding sequences:
- a CDS encoding ABC transporter permease: MKKYALKRIVTSLFTLLAILLVLFILMQLMPGSPFNDEKLNADQKAALYTKYGLDQPLPVQFVKYVGNMLKGDLGVSYNISKNTPISQLIKTRLPISISIGGYAVLIGAVVGLLLGLLAALKHDTIWDSLATIISVIGVSVPSYVFALALSYNFGFKLGWFPMLFSESDIFGSSVLPSISLSMFTMASIARFTRSEMLEVLGSDYMLLAESKGISGSALIFKHALRNALIPIITVLAPLIVDLMTGSLVVEKIFAIPGVGSLLVNAIQSNDYNVVIALSFIYSAMYIAIMLVVDILYGIIDPRIRLAKKGD; the protein is encoded by the coding sequence GTGAAAAAATATGCACTTAAGAGAATCGTAACGTCTCTGTTTACGTTGCTTGCAATTTTGCTCGTTCTGTTTATTTTGATGCAGCTGATGCCGGGGTCTCCATTCAACGATGAGAAGTTAAATGCAGACCAGAAGGCAGCACTGTATACGAAATATGGACTGGATCAGCCGTTGCCGGTACAGTTTGTGAAATATGTAGGCAATATGTTAAAGGGAGATCTCGGCGTAAGTTACAATATCTCAAAGAATACACCAATTTCCCAGTTGATAAAGACAAGACTTCCGATCTCCATCAGTATCGGAGGATATGCGGTGTTGATTGGTGCCGTGGTCGGGCTTTTGCTTGGACTTCTCGCGGCATTAAAACATGACACGATATGGGATTCGTTAGCGACGATCATTTCAGTTATCGGTGTGTCGGTGCCGTCGTATGTGTTCGCGCTGGCACTCAGCTATAACTTCGGATTTAAATTAGGGTGGTTCCCGATGCTGTTTTCGGAGAGCGATATTTTCGGATCAAGCGTGCTGCCTAGTATCTCACTTTCGATGTTTACGATGGCGTCGATTGCCCGTTTTACACGAAGTGAAATGTTAGAAGTACTCGGCAGCGATTACATGCTGCTTGCGGAGAGCAAAGGAATTTCGGGTTCAGCGCTGATTTTTAAACATGCGCTGCGAAATGCACTGATCCCGATCATCACCGTGCTTGCACCGCTGATTGTCGATCTGATGACCGGTTCTCTGGTTGTTGAAAAAATATTTGCAATACCGGGTGTCGGAAGTCTTCTGGTAAATGCCATTCAGTCGAACGACTACAACGTGGTTATCGCATTAAGCTTTATTTATTCTGCAATGTACATTGCCATCATGCTTGTGGTAGATATCCTTTACGGAATCATTGACCCGAGAATTCGTCTGGCAAAGAAAGGAGACTGA
- a CDS encoding tRNA threonylcarbamoyladenosine dehydratase, with amino-acid sequence MLNQFSRTQLLLGADNMERLANAKVAVFGIGGVGGYVVEALVRSGVGSFVIVDDDKVCLTNINRQIIATRKTVGKYKVDVMTERILEINPDAKVEARKCFYLPENAHEFDFSEYDYVVDAVDTVTAKLEIIMRAKECNVPVISCMGAGNKLDPTKFEVADIYKTTVCPLARVMRRELKKRGVKKLKVVYSKEQPTRPIEDMSISCRSHCVCPPGTVHKCTERRDIPGSIAFVPSVAGLILAGEVIKDLTK; translated from the coding sequence ATGTTAAATCAATTTTCGAGAACCCAGTTATTACTTGGGGCGGATAATATGGAACGGCTTGCCAATGCGAAAGTTGCGGTCTTTGGGATCGGCGGAGTTGGCGGCTATGTTGTGGAGGCACTTGTAAGAAGCGGAGTCGGATCTTTTGTGATCGTGGATGACGACAAGGTCTGCCTGACCAATATCAACCGTCAGATCATTGCAACCAGAAAGACAGTTGGAAAATATAAAGTTGATGTGATGACAGAGCGCATCTTAGAGATCAATCCGGATGCGAAGGTGGAAGCAAGAAAATGTTTTTATCTGCCGGAAAATGCACATGAGTTTGATTTTTCCGAATATGATTATGTCGTGGATGCAGTAGACACAGTTACAGCCAAATTAGAGATCATCATGCGGGCAAAAGAGTGTAACGTACCGGTGATCAGCTGTATGGGAGCCGGCAATAAATTAGATCCGACCAAATTTGAAGTAGCAGATATTTATAAGACGACAGTCTGTCCGCTTGCCCGTGTCATGCGCCGTGAGTTAAAAAAACGTGGCGTCAAAAAATTAAAAGTTGTATATTCTAAGGAACAGCCGACAAGACCGATCGAAGATATGAGTATCAGCTGCCGTTCACATTGTGTCTGCCCGCCTGGAACAGTCCATAAATGTACAGAACGCCGTGATATTCCGGGAAGTATCGCATTTGTACCGTCTGTGGCAGGTCTGATCCTTGCAGGGGAAGTTATAAAAGACCTTACAAAATAA
- a CDS encoding peptide ABC transporter substrate-binding protein, translating to MKKTKAVLAILMAGTMMLGLAGCGGNSSSATQGTTTGTETGSAAGDAAGTDAAASASDMNVMLETPVESLDPQQATDGTSFEVIADYTDGLMQMDADGQAVPAIAESYDLSDDGLTYTFHLRTDAKWSNGTPVTAADFVFGWQRAVDPDVASEYAYMLSDIGQIKNAAEIIAGEKDKSELGVTAVDDNTLQVELNVPVSYFTSLMYFPTFYPVNEEFFTSCGDTFATSPETVLSNGAFVLDSYQPAATAFHLTKNADYYDTDRVKLSGLSYQVIQDSQQALMSYQTGALDTTLVNGEQVDQVKDDPEFTTVGAGYLWYVSPNMNSVPELANLNIRLAMTMAIDRDSITADVLKDGSASTYTAVPMQFAAGPDGSDFSEDQTKFSDVCAYDTAKAADYWAKGLEELGESEITLDMVVDADDAPQKVAQVLKEQWETALPGLTVNLVVEPKKQRVEDMQNGNFQLGLTRWGPDYADPMTYLGMWVTDNSNNYGLWSNADYDAIIDECTTGDLCTDAEGRWARLYDAEKIVMDEAVIYPLYTQCNAEMLSSKVTGVEYHPVAINRVYKDAVKTE from the coding sequence ATGAAAAAAACCAAAGCAGTTTTGGCTATTTTGATGGCCGGAACAATGATGCTTGGTCTTGCAGGCTGTGGCGGAAACAGTTCTTCTGCAACACAGGGAACAACCACAGGCACAGAGACAGGCAGCGCAGCAGGTGATGCTGCAGGAACAGATGCCGCAGCAAGCGCATCAGACATGAATGTTATGCTTGAGACTCCGGTCGAGTCACTCGATCCGCAGCAGGCTACCGACGGAACATCTTTTGAGGTAATCGCTGATTACACCGACGGTCTGATGCAGATGGATGCAGACGGACAGGCAGTTCCGGCAATCGCAGAAAGCTATGATTTATCAGACGATGGTTTAACTTATACATTCCATCTTCGTACCGATGCAAAATGGAGCAACGGCACACCGGTTACCGCAGCAGATTTCGTATTCGGATGGCAGAGAGCTGTTGATCCGGATGTTGCATCAGAGTATGCATATATGTTAAGCGATATCGGTCAGATCAAAAATGCAGCAGAGATCATCGCAGGTGAGAAAGACAAGAGTGAACTTGGTGTGACAGCAGTAGACGACAATACACTTCAGGTTGAACTGAATGTACCAGTCAGCTATTTCACTTCTCTGATGTATTTCCCGACTTTCTATCCGGTAAATGAGGAGTTCTTTACTTCCTGTGGAGATACATTTGCAACAAGTCCTGAGACAGTATTATCAAACGGTGCATTTGTGCTGGATTCTTATCAGCCGGCAGCAACTGCATTCCATTTAACAAAAAATGCAGACTACTATGATACCGACAGAGTAAAACTTTCCGGATTAAGTTATCAGGTAATCCAGGATTCACAGCAGGCATTAATGAGCTACCAGACAGGCGCACTAGATACAACATTAGTAAACGGTGAGCAGGTTGACCAGGTAAAAGATGATCCTGAATTCACAACCGTTGGTGCAGGTTACTTATGGTATGTCAGCCCGAATATGAATTCTGTTCCTGAACTCGCAAACTTAAATATACGTCTTGCAATGACAATGGCAATCGACCGTGATTCCATCACAGCAGATGTATTAAAAGATGGTTCTGCTTCTACATACACAGCAGTTCCGATGCAGTTTGCAGCAGGACCGGATGGATCTGACTTCTCCGAAGATCAGACAAAATTCTCTGATGTATGTGCTTATGATACTGCAAAAGCAGCAGATTACTGGGCAAAAGGTTTAGAGGAACTTGGTGAATCTGAGATCACTTTAGACATGGTAGTAGATGCAGATGACGCACCTCAGAAAGTAGCGCAGGTATTAAAAGAGCAGTGGGAGACAGCTCTTCCGGGACTGACCGTAAACCTGGTTGTTGAGCCGAAGAAACAGCGTGTGGAAGACATGCAGAACGGTAACTTCCAGTTAGGTTTAACACGTTGGGGACCGGACTACGCAGATCCAATGACATATCTTGGAATGTGGGTAACAGATAACTCTAACAACTACGGTCTGTGGAGCAACGCAGATTACGATGCAATCATTGATGAGTGTACAACCGGTGATCTTTGCACAGATGCAGAGGGACGCTGGGCAAGACTCTACGATGCTGAGAAGATTGTTATGGATGAGGCTGTTATTTATCCGCTTTACACACAGTGCAACGCAGAGATGCTTTCTTCTAAAGTAACGGGCGTTGAGTATCATCCGGTAGCTATCAACCGTGTATACAAAGATGCTGTAAAGACCGAATAA